The Gossypium hirsutum isolate 1008001.06 chromosome A03, Gossypium_hirsutum_v2.1, whole genome shotgun sequence genome contains the following window.
GTATGTTGATGGTTTTCTTTTTGATTGTTTTAGGATGTCACAATGAAGATTATTTCGTTTTCTCAACAAGGGCCTCGAGCTATATGCATTCTTTCTGCCAACGGGGTGATCTCGAGTGTCACTCTTCGTCAACCTGATTCTTCCGGGGGTACATTGACATATGAGGTATGCTTTATGTCTAGGATTAGTTATGTTGAAAACTATTGCATGAACATGAAGCATAAGCAATTTGTTGGAGTTATGTCATGCACATCCCTTATCTATGTAAATTTCTTGCAGGGTCGTTTCGAGATACTGTCCTTATCGGGTTCTTTCATGCCAAATGACACTGGTGGAACAAGAAGCCGATCCGGTGGAATGAGTGTTTCATTAGCAAGTCCAGATGGGCGTGTTGTAGGCGGTGGAGTTGCCGGTCTCCTAGTAGCTGCTGGCCCAGTGCAGGTTCGATTTCACCATTTTTCTCCAGTTTTTTGGCTTTTCTCAACTTAAACCGAACATCTAAGTCCCTCACATTTGTCTGTTTCAAACCAGGTCGTAGTAGGCAGTTTCCTCGCAGGGAACCAACACGAACAGAACCCCAAGAAACAGAAATTTGAACCCGTATCTGCTGCTACAGTGATGGCCGCTATTCCCATTTCTAGTGCTACTGCTGACCCAAAATCAAACATCTCCACATCCTTCCGCGGCAACAACGATACTTGGCCTTCCATGCCATCAGATACAACGAATAAGCCTGCTGACATTAACGTATCGTTGCCCGGAATCTAATCTAAAATTCCCTTACGTTCGATACTGACAGCACCGGTAATCCAAAGTACACAATTGATGAAATATCATTCCCAGTCCCCACACATCTGATGTTGTTTTATTTATGTGTAAGCTCATCGATAATTCTCACAGGTACCaccagcatgttcattttcattttgggttttttttttacccTATTTATTTTCAAACAATAGTTTTTAGTTAGTGAGCTGATTAGAGATAGGGGTTTCCTCCAT
Protein-coding sequences here:
- the LOC107963659 gene encoding AT-hook motif nuclear-localized protein 1, whose amino-acid sequence is MESREIVTTNTATGGVKVVGSDAPSDYHIAPRSENPTQNPTPGSAPPSQPQPQPAAQPVPPPVSVVGMPLKKKRGRPRKYGPDGSVTMALSPKPISTAAPPPVIDFSAAKRGKVKSPTPVSKAKFEVENIGEWVACSVGANFTPHIITVNAGEDVTMKIISFSQQGPRAICILSANGVISSVTLRQPDSSGGTLTYEGRFEILSLSGSFMPNDTGGTRSRSGGMSVSLASPDGRVVGGGVAGLLVAAGPVQVVVGSFLAGNQHEQNPKKQKFEPVSAATVMAAIPISSATADPKSNISTSFRGNNDTWPSMPSDTTNKPADINVSLPGI